One genomic segment of Candidatus Nomurabacteria bacterium includes these proteins:
- the secG gene encoding preprotein translocase subunit SecG, whose product MDTVSQVLMISEVIVVIGLVISILLQSGDEGLSGMFGGGGGETFRTKRGLERFMYYTTIILGVVFAVLSFLIVKFGQ is encoded by the coding sequence ATGGATACAGTATCACAAGTTTTAATGATCTCTGAGGTTATTGTTGTTATAGGACTTGTTATCAGTATACTTCTTCAGAGTGGAGATGAAGGTTTAAGTGGAATGTTCGGAGGTGGAGGTGGAGAAACCTTTAGAACTAAGCGTGGATTGGAGAGATTCATGTACTACACAACCATTATATTAGGCGTTGTTTTTGCTGTTCTATCATTCCTCATAGTAAAATTTGGTCAATAA
- the pyk gene encoding pyruvate kinase, with translation MTKHPLTKIIATIGPASWDDEVLLDMIREGLVVARINASFADFEELDRVSTQLRRLSPRTAIMLDTKGHKIRVTGFEKEITLETGQQISLIPSESRTRKDYIKITYQSLHKDIVRGTKILIDDGNIVLIARDIDGDKVVCEILAGGILKTRKTVNVPGVHLNFPKLSQKDQDDIRFAVENKFDLISASFIRNTEDVQLVREIMKDSDAKLIAKIEDVEGVENFDSILEVVDAIMVARGDLGVELPPEKIPILQKQFIYKCRMKGKPVIVATQMLESMRENLRPTRAEVSDVANAIMDGTDAIMLSAESSTGKHPVESVKMMATIATEVEQYMSPQVVTGQTAASVETDTLCRHVDQLSNELKIAGVIVISQTGKTISSLTRHRLNIPIWSISSNPILIRQQQLYRGVTGYYIQDFKKNRDDLIQQAIDIVFGNGHLELTDKVIVISGSTVGRKKTNTILEIVSVSDILDL, from the coding sequence ATGACAAAACATCCATTAACAAAGATAATTGCAACGATAGGTCCAGCTTCATGGGATGATGAAGTGTTGCTTGATATGATACGAGAAGGATTGGTAGTTGCAAGGATAAATGCATCTTTTGCTGATTTTGAGGAGTTAGATCGTGTTTCCACCCAATTACGTCGACTCTCTCCTAGAACTGCTATCATGCTGGATACCAAGGGTCATAAGATCCGTGTCACAGGCTTTGAAAAAGAGATCACTCTAGAAACCGGCCAACAGATCTCTCTGATACCCTCCGAATCCCGCACAAGAAAAGATTATATTAAGATCACATATCAATCATTACATAAAGATATTGTCAGAGGTACAAAGATACTGATCGACGATGGTAACATAGTACTCATAGCTAGGGACATAGATGGAGATAAGGTCGTATGTGAGATCCTTGCTGGAGGGATACTAAAAACTAGAAAGACTGTTAATGTACCCGGAGTCCACCTGAATTTCCCCAAATTGAGCCAGAAAGATCAAGACGATATAAGATTTGCAGTCGAAAACAAATTCGATCTAATTTCTGCATCATTTATTCGCAATACTGAAGATGTCCAGTTGGTAAGAGAGATAATGAAAGATTCGGATGCAAAACTCATAGCCAAGATCGAAGATGTCGAAGGTGTCGAGAATTTCGATTCCATCCTGGAGGTGGTTGATGCGATCATGGTGGCCCGTGGTGACTTGGGGGTAGAATTACCTCCTGAAAAGATACCAATCTTACAGAAGCAATTCATCTACAAGTGTAGGATGAAAGGTAAACCTGTCATAGTTGCAACACAAATGCTCGAATCAATGAGAGAGAATCTTCGTCCGACCAGAGCAGAGGTTAGTGATGTCGCAAATGCAATAATGGATGGAACTGATGCTATCATGCTATCTGCTGAATCCTCTACGGGCAAACATCCAGTAGAATCTGTAAAAATGATGGCTACAATAGCTACTGAAGTAGAGCAGTATATGTCTCCCCAAGTTGTGACAGGTCAAACAGCCGCATCAGTAGAGACAGATACTCTCTGTAGACATGTAGATCAACTATCAAATGAATTGAAGATCGCAGGTGTGATAGTTATATCTCAAACAGGAAAGACTATCTCCTCACTTACGCGACATCGACTTAACATCCCGATCTGGAGTATTAGTAGCAATCCGATCCTCATACGACAGCAACAATTATATCGTGGTGTGACAGGTTATTACATTCAAGATTTTAAAAAGAACAGGGATGACTTGATCCAACAAGCCATCGATATCGTTTTTGGAAATGGGCATCTTGAGTTAACAGATAAGGTGATCGTAATAAGTGGAAGCACAGTGGGGCGAAAGAAAACCAATACCATCCTTGAGATAGTGTCAGTTTCCGATATTCTTGACCTCTAG
- a CDS encoding HAD family phosphatase: protein MIPDHLYPLTQKLSGSKLCIFDFDGTLVNLESLNFYCICKVTMKFVHKKPDLEFYRQSMAGREAREGFRNVLSHLVPDRVDEFDFDTLRTEYHKYKRQALQEPPETFSRVVPGAQDFLQILKKRSYHLAIASASTREFMEKLMKYYKLYDNFEFIIAARDVPESKPSPLPYNTVISHFHLPVDEIIAFEDSKNGIRSAKSAGLYTVGIHNPGWNDSFVWDMADITVSDYRECIDALT, encoded by the coding sequence ATGATCCCTGATCATCTCTACCCACTTACGCAAAAATTATCCGGTTCAAAACTGTGTATTTTTGATTTTGATGGAACCTTAGTAAACCTGGAGTCATTGAATTTCTACTGTATCTGTAAGGTTACTATGAAATTTGTACATAAGAAGCCTGATCTGGAATTCTATCGTCAATCTATGGCAGGAAGAGAGGCAAGAGAGGGATTTCGAAATGTATTGAGCCATCTTGTTCCTGACCGAGTTGATGAATTTGATTTTGATACATTGCGTACTGAATATCACAAATACAAACGCCAAGCATTACAAGAACCTCCGGAGACATTTTCCAGGGTTGTACCAGGAGCTCAAGATTTCCTTCAGATCCTTAAGAAGAGAAGCTATCATTTGGCGATAGCTTCAGCATCAACCAGGGAATTTATGGAGAAGCTGATGAAATACTATAAATTGTACGATAATTTTGAGTTCATAATTGCTGCTAGGGATGTTCCGGAGTCAAAGCCAAGTCCACTTCCATACAATACAGTTATAAGCCATTTTCACTTACCGGTAGATGAGATCATTGCTTTTGAGGATTCGAAGAATGGCATTAGATCTGCTAAGTCGGCGGGTCTTTACACTGTAGGGATACATAACCCTGGCTGGAATGATTCTTTTGTATGGGATATGGCAGATATTACGGTAAGTGATTATAGGGAGTGCATTGATGCTTTAACCTAA
- a CDS encoding AAA family ATPase, producing MTALQLRRPRDMGLLIVVGGPGGSGSSTIAKMLARNYGLHYVYGGSFLRKYAEDYGYTDIRDFLISKEFQENREVIDQAVDSKLLRASSWHDVLIDSKVFAAVATNMQIPCTVRIWLNASLHTRVRRTLHKQGRIDLSMRLPKYSNIYKNTEISLRDRYFLDKSRYKDLYGIDYSKPEKYNDIVIDTSPLNEGQTMELLLSMIKKGGYLDPK from the coding sequence ATGACAGCACTGCAACTAAGGCGACCACGAGACATGGGTCTATTGATAGTGGTTGGAGGACCAGGTGGATCAGGGTCATCGACTATCGCGAAAATGCTAGCGAGGAACTATGGGTTGCATTATGTGTATGGAGGGAGTTTTTTGCGAAAATATGCCGAGGATTACGGGTATACTGATATAAGAGATTTTTTGATATCGAAGGAGTTTCAGGAGAATAGAGAGGTTATCGACCAGGCAGTAGATTCAAAATTGCTGAGAGCTAGTTCATGGCATGACGTTCTTATAGATAGCAAGGTATTTGCCGCTGTAGCAACAAATATGCAGATCCCGTGTACAGTTAGGATCTGGTTAAATGCTTCATTGCATACTCGGGTTCGTAGAACATTGCATAAACAAGGGCGAATAGATCTTTCTATGCGTTTACCAAAATACTCAAATATATACAAAAATACAGAGATATCGTTGAGAGACCGATATTTTTTAGATAAGAGCAGATATAAGGATCTATATGGAATTGATTATAGTAAGCCAGAAAAGTATAATGATATTGTCATTGATACTTCTCCTCTAAATGAGGGGCAGACAATGGAACTACTTTTATCTATGATCAAGAAAGGAGGTTATCTTGATCCCAAATAA
- a CDS encoding cell division protein FtsW codes for MPKTIKKKNQKAKAHSPNRTLVTFFFLMLIFGAIMIFDASVYQADQPPFNDPYHFLKLHLFFLIVASLPATFIYLVDYRKLTKFIVPVFLLSIFLLFVVLFAQDVNGSKRWLRLGSDYLVIQPAEIMKPVFIMYLSTWLIKERKKFDTFSEALRVGFVQKLIGFIATLSLVLFLILLEPDLGTTLIIGFTALAIFLASGTDVAHLVGSAGIAAVMGLIAIIAAVIAPYRLSRVQTYLKLLFSGEVIDPQGAGYQIQQILIGIGSAGFWGKGFGQSRQRFGYLVENTAFTDSIFAVILEELGMFGGILFVVAWMIFLTAGLRVARQAPDRVGRLMATGLTVWLSAQAFFNMGANVGLIPLTGIPLPFFTYGGSSTIAAICGFALLLNISRFTIIEQKKT; via the coding sequence ATGCCCAAAACAATAAAGAAAAAAAATCAGAAAGCTAAAGCCCATTCCCCAAATCGCACACTAGTAACCTTCTTTTTCTTGATGCTTATTTTTGGAGCTATCATGATCTTTGATGCAAGTGTATATCAAGCTGATCAGCCACCATTCAATGACCCGTACCATTTTCTCAAACTTCATCTGTTCTTTCTAATTGTGGCAAGTCTACCAGCTACATTTATCTATTTGGTTGATTACAGAAAATTAACAAAATTTATCGTTCCTGTGTTTCTTCTCTCAATTTTCTTGTTATTTGTTGTTCTTTTTGCCCAGGACGTCAATGGCTCAAAGCGCTGGTTAAGATTAGGCTCAGATTATTTAGTGATCCAACCAGCTGAGATTATGAAACCTGTTTTCATAATGTATCTTTCTACATGGTTGATAAAGGAACGAAAGAAATTCGACACCTTTTCCGAGGCTTTAAGAGTTGGGTTTGTTCAGAAATTGATAGGTTTTATCGCAACTCTTAGTTTAGTGCTATTTCTGATCTTATTAGAACCAGATCTTGGAACTACACTGATCATTGGCTTCACAGCATTAGCGATCTTTCTTGCATCGGGTACTGATGTCGCTCATCTGGTAGGTTCTGCTGGTATCGCGGCAGTCATGGGTTTGATCGCGATCATCGCTGCCGTGATAGCACCATACCGCCTCAGCAGGGTACAAACATACCTCAAACTACTATTCTCAGGCGAAGTGATCGACCCACAAGGTGCTGGTTATCAGATACAGCAGATATTAATAGGTATCGGATCAGCCGGATTTTGGGGGAAAGGCTTTGGACAATCACGTCAACGTTTTGGTTACTTAGTTGAGAATACCGCGTTTACAGATTCAATATTTGCTGTCATATTAGAAGAACTGGGAATGTTTGGAGGGATCTTGTTCGTTGTGGCATGGATGATATTTCTGACAGCAGGATTACGAGTCGCACGGCAAGCACCTGATAGAGTAGGGAGGCTTATGGCAACAGGTCTAACTGTATGGCTATCAGCACAAGCTTTCTTTAATATGGGCGCAAATGTCGGATTGATACCTCTAACTGGTATACCACTACCATTCTTTACATATGGAGGATCAAGTACAATAGCTGCCATATGCGGATTCGCTCTATTGCTTAATATCAGTAGATTTACAATCATTGAACAGAAAAAGACTTAA
- a CDS encoding UDP-N-acetylglucosamine--N-acetylmuramyl-(pentapeptide) pyrophosphoryl-undecaprenol N-acetylglucosamine transferase, which translates to MNRKRLKEKILFTGGGSGGHVSAATAIISGIRSQYEMNLDQILYIGSDLTMEGESDGKTKGKSHEEKILSTTDIPYRSIRAGKLQRYLSFRSFKLLFGILGGFIDSWKVISEFQPDRVVSTGGYVTVPICIVAKIRGIPVYIHEQTAVVGLTNKIVGKFAKRIYISFISSASFFPRERTLHTGNAVRPEIFNTTGEGPAQQAIRKMLPNSKKYPIVLIAGGGQGSHLLNITVRQMLTYLTEEFQVVLQTGDNQVHKDHEILWKDRLKLPADKQDRFFPVKFITAEEIGNVFSNTNIFVGRSGANFTYEMGVLQIPSILIPIPWVTHNEQMRNAQALEETGLARIIPEGELTAERLFNELRRLSSIINKGTLKIDEEKLHTSFPINAVSTIINDLTLNSEPVL; encoded by the coding sequence TTGAACAGAAAAAGACTTAAAGAAAAGATCTTGTTCACAGGAGGAGGATCTGGGGGACATGTTTCTGCTGCTACAGCCATCATTAGTGGTATACGATCACAGTATGAAATGAACTTAGACCAGATCCTATATATCGGCAGTGATCTCACAATGGAGGGTGAAAGTGATGGTAAAACCAAAGGTAAAAGCCACGAAGAGAAGATTCTGTCGACAACAGATATCCCATATAGATCTATAAGGGCAGGAAAACTACAAAGATATCTGTCTTTTCGCTCATTCAAACTACTTTTCGGTATATTGGGCGGTTTTATTGACTCATGGAAAGTAATTTCGGAATTTCAACCAGATAGGGTGGTCTCCACGGGAGGTTATGTGACTGTTCCTATATGTATAGTCGCAAAGATCCGTGGCATACCTGTATATATACATGAACAAACCGCTGTGGTTGGTTTGACCAATAAGATCGTTGGGAAATTTGCAAAAAGAATATACATTTCATTTATCTCATCTGCATCATTTTTCCCAAGAGAGAGAACTCTACATACAGGTAATGCTGTTAGACCAGAGATATTCAACACAACGGGAGAGGGTCCTGCACAGCAAGCGATCAGAAAAATGTTACCTAACTCCAAAAAATACCCAATAGTTCTAATAGCAGGTGGTGGACAGGGTTCTCATCTGCTAAATATCACTGTCAGACAGATGCTTACCTATTTAACTGAGGAATTTCAAGTAGTTCTCCAAACAGGAGACAACCAGGTTCATAAAGATCATGAGATCCTTTGGAAAGATCGCTTAAAGTTACCTGCTGATAAACAGGATCGGTTTTTTCCAGTTAAGTTCATTACTGCTGAAGAAATTGGTAATGTGTTTTCGAATACAAATATATTTGTAGGTAGGAGTGGCGCAAATTTCACCTACGAAATGGGTGTCCTCCAAATTCCCTCCATATTGATACCAATTCCTTGGGTGACACACAACGAACAGATGAGGAACGCACAAGCACTTGAAGAAACAGGTCTTGCAAGGATCATTCCCGAGGGCGAATTAACAGCTGAAAGGTTGTTCAATGAGCTACGAAGGCTCAGTTCTATCATAAACAAAGGCACACTAAAGATCGATGAAGAAAAATTACACACCTCATTTCCTATAAATGCTGTATCAACGATCATAAATGACCTTACCCTGAATTCAGAACCAGTTTTATGA
- a CDS encoding ATP-dependent Clp protease ATP-binding subunit, with the protein MVCQNCGLRPATTQITTSRNGQEQTIQLCSACASQLQRGGMYEGFFGDGSSPDRSTGEQVDITQFFSERAKDAIQLAANEAIENGNRNIDTEHLLLAIIQSDEVVGRILKELKVDKGMLMDQLRSQFSMGEGSTTPGLSPRAKQALQYAFSEAMELGHNYVGGEHIFLGLLKEGEGLAAQILTKSGIEHVTARQAVLKIVGEGDVEGKKAAEKSETPTLDKFSRDLTQLARIGKIDPVIGRSDEITRVIQILSRRKKNNPVLIGEPGVGKTAIAEGLAYRISKGNVPEILKDRTIKELDVASLVAGSKFRGEFEERAKKIIEELNASARSIILFIDELHTIVGSGAQEGQMDLSNMLKPALARGELQVIGATTLNEYKKYIEKDAALERRFQPVLVNEPSIEQTIEILRGLRDKYEAHHKVKIEPEALDSAANLSSRYIKDRFLPDKAIDLVDEAASKVRLTTSTEPEELRELKDEIEKMEKERESLSRANKHEESAKVKMQIEQVRSDKLQPLLEEWNKVKGTGTPNVTSDDIITVVAAMTGIPLNQLQEEERDRLINLEDVLHKRVVGQEDAVKAVSEAVRRARVGLKDPNKPIATFLFLGPTGVGKTLLAKTLAEQIFGDEDAIVRIDMSEYMEKHAVSRMIGSPPGYVGYEEGGQLTEAVRRKPFSVILLDEIEKAHPDIFNTLLQLFDEGRLTDSKGRTVDFKNTIIIATSNLGSEKIMAYMELQTKEKSWESLKEQLMEDLKKAFKPEFLNRLDDIILFKSLERTQLINIVKILLEETKQLMNAQDVDIEFDDTIVDHIIELGYEPEFGARPLKRVIQKEIENTLANKLLNGDLSPGEKYILKYRDTKIVITQKKSQKK; encoded by the coding sequence ATGGTTTGTCAAAACTGTGGCTTAAGACCGGCAACAACTCAAATAACAACATCTCGTAATGGACAGGAGCAAACTATCCAATTGTGCTCTGCTTGTGCTTCGCAACTCCAGAGGGGTGGGATGTACGAGGGTTTCTTTGGGGACGGATCCTCTCCTGACAGATCTACAGGTGAACAGGTTGATATAACGCAATTCTTCTCCGAACGTGCAAAAGATGCAATACAATTAGCAGCAAATGAGGCTATCGAAAATGGGAATCGAAATATTGATACTGAGCATCTACTTCTAGCGATAATCCAGAGTGATGAGGTTGTAGGAAGGATCCTAAAGGAATTGAAGGTGGACAAAGGAATGCTCATGGACCAACTGAGATCACAATTTTCTATGGGTGAAGGCTCAACAACACCAGGACTCTCACCACGTGCAAAACAAGCCCTTCAATATGCTTTTTCAGAAGCAATGGAATTAGGACATAACTATGTTGGTGGAGAACATATCTTTCTAGGTTTACTGAAAGAGGGTGAAGGTTTAGCTGCACAGATACTTACCAAATCAGGTATCGAGCATGTGACAGCCAGACAAGCAGTGCTCAAGATCGTTGGAGAAGGTGACGTGGAGGGGAAGAAAGCAGCTGAAAAGAGTGAAACTCCGACTTTGGATAAATTCAGTCGAGATCTTACACAATTGGCTAGGATCGGAAAGATCGATCCGGTGATCGGTCGCAGTGATGAGATCACAAGAGTAATTCAGATCCTTTCTCGCAGAAAAAAGAACAATCCAGTACTTATCGGAGAGCCGGGTGTAGGAAAAACTGCAATTGCAGAAGGTCTTGCCTATCGCATCTCAAAAGGCAATGTGCCAGAGATCCTTAAAGATCGTACTATCAAGGAATTGGATGTAGCATCTCTTGTAGCTGGTTCAAAATTCAGAGGAGAATTTGAAGAAAGAGCCAAAAAAATAATTGAAGAATTAAATGCCTCCGCCAGATCCATAATCTTATTCATAGATGAATTGCATACTATCGTAGGATCAGGGGCACAAGAAGGTCAGATGGATCTATCAAACATGCTCAAACCCGCGTTGGCCCGTGGAGAGTTGCAGGTCATAGGAGCAACTACTTTAAATGAGTACAAGAAATATATCGAAAAAGATGCTGCCCTAGAAAGACGTTTCCAACCAGTCCTCGTAAACGAACCAAGTATCGAACAAACAATTGAGATACTTAGGGGATTGAGAGATAAGTATGAAGCGCATCACAAAGTAAAGATCGAACCCGAAGCTTTGGATTCTGCCGCAAACCTTTCATCCAGATACATCAAAGATCGTTTTCTTCCTGACAAAGCGATCGATCTGGTAGATGAAGCTGCAAGCAAGGTTAGACTCACAACATCAACAGAGCCTGAGGAACTTCGCGAGCTGAAAGACGAGATAGAAAAAATGGAGAAGGAGCGTGAGTCTTTAAGTCGAGCTAATAAACATGAGGAAAGTGCGAAAGTAAAGATGCAGATCGAACAGGTCAGATCAGATAAACTACAACCTCTTCTAGAAGAGTGGAATAAAGTAAAAGGCACGGGTACACCAAATGTCACTTCAGATGACATAATTACAGTAGTAGCTGCAATGACAGGAATACCGCTTAATCAACTCCAAGAAGAGGAGAGAGATCGACTGATAAATCTAGAAGATGTACTTCACAAACGAGTTGTCGGCCAAGAAGATGCAGTCAAAGCTGTATCAGAAGCTGTCCGCAGAGCTAGGGTGGGTCTGAAAGATCCAAATAAACCCATAGCTACTTTTCTATTCCTAGGACCAACTGGGGTCGGAAAGACGCTACTGGCAAAAACCCTCGCAGAACAGATATTCGGCGATGAAGATGCGATAGTCCGTATAGATATGAGTGAATATATGGAAAAACATGCAGTTTCGAGAATGATCGGTTCGCCTCCAGGATATGTCGGTTATGAAGAGGGTGGGCAGTTGACAGAAGCCGTTAGGAGAAAGCCTTTTTCTGTAATACTCCTTGATGAGATAGAGAAAGCTCATCCTGATATCTTCAACACACTACTTCAACTTTTTGATGAAGGAAGGCTTACAGATTCTAAAGGTAGGACTGTAGATTTCAAGAATACAATTATCATAGCAACTAGCAATCTAGGATCGGAAAAGATCATGGCATATATGGAATTACAAACAAAAGAGAAAAGCTGGGAATCACTCAAAGAACAGCTTATGGAGGATCTTAAGAAAGCTTTCAAACCAGAATTCTTGAACAGACTAGACGACATCATACTATTCAAGAGTCTCGAACGAACACAACTGATAAATATAGTTAAGATCCTTTTAGAAGAGACAAAACAATTGATGAATGCACAAGATGTGGATATAGAGTTCGATGATACTATAGTGGATCATATCATCGAGCTAGGATACGAGCCTGAGTTTGGTGCAAGACCACTAAAGAGAGTGATACAAAAGGAGATAGAAAATACCCTTGCCAACAAACTCTTAAATGGAGATCTTTCACCAGGTGAAAAGTATATCTTGAAGTACCGAGACACGAAGATCGTGATCACACAAAAGAAAAGCCAAAAGAAATGA
- a CDS encoding lysine biosynthesis protein LysW: protein MDGKKTVTCPECMNDIDLDTTREYQVGDIIECPFCGSELEISRISDEGIEVNLVIAEK, encoded by the coding sequence ATGGATGGTAAAAAGACAGTAACGTGCCCAGAATGTATGAATGATATAGACCTTGATACAACAAGGGAATATCAGGTAGGAGATATCATCGAATGTCCTTTTTGTGGAAGTGAATTAGAGATATCTCGCATAAGTGATGAGGGCATTGAGGTCAATCTCGTCATTGCCGAGAAATAG
- a CDS encoding PLP-dependent lyase/thiolase, whose protein sequence is MKTYTPITRIFIDELPVVIKREDLNETGSQKDRGVPVQIDHHIKDGKTRFVISSSGNSAISAINRLINTEYHLTVFLSKNISTSKLLRISLILKKNITQEDTTIQNIELKFTERPVSDAFKYANSSESVLLRGSIDPYATIGYQAITHELAEQSPGSTDIFIPTSSGTTLVGIFNGYEDLKDKDPNILIPRFHVCQTTAVNTIARDFDTSFQPTKNSIAESIVDRVAKRYHQVSDIIKSTTGSGWVLTDAEIRKAVQLQKDLGLELSNESALALAGMLRAMRSSKYNMDQPIVLSTGVK, encoded by the coding sequence ATGAAAACCTACACTCCAATTACACGAATATTCATCGACGAGTTACCAGTAGTTATCAAACGTGAGGATCTTAATGAAACTGGATCACAAAAAGATCGTGGAGTACCAGTGCAGATCGATCATCACATCAAAGATGGCAAAACCCGATTTGTTATATCAAGTTCAGGAAATTCTGCTATCAGTGCGATCAACAGATTAATAAATACAGAGTATCACCTCACAGTCTTCTTGAGTAAAAATATCAGCACATCTAAACTACTGCGGATCTCCTTAATATTAAAGAAAAACATTACACAAGAAGATACTACTATCCAAAATATCGAACTGAAGTTCACTGAAAGACCCGTATCTGATGCATTCAAATATGCTAATTCATCTGAGAGCGTTTTACTTAGAGGCTCTATAGATCCTTATGCAACGATAGGGTACCAAGCGATCACACATGAACTAGCAGAACAAAGTCCCGGATCAACAGATATATTCATACCCACTTCTAGTGGTACAACTTTGGTAGGAATATTCAACGGTTATGAAGACTTAAAGGATAAAGACCCAAATATTTTGATCCCGAGATTTCATGTGTGCCAAACAACAGCCGTCAACACGATTGCCAGAGATTTTGATACCTCATTTCAACCTACCAAAAATTCAATTGCAGAAAGCATTGTCGATAGGGTGGCTAAACGATATCACCAAGTCAGTGATATAATAAAGAGTACTACAGGTTCTGGATGGGTCTTAACAGATGCTGAGATCAGGAAAGCTGTGCAACTCCAAAAAGATCTTGGTTTAGAATTATCTAATGAATCAGCACTAGCACTTGCAGGGATGTTAAGAGCAATGCGAAGCTCAAAATATAATATGGATCAACCAATAGTATTATCAACAGGAGTGAAATGA